A part of Terriglobia bacterium genomic DNA contains:
- a CDS encoding response regulator transcription factor, whose protein sequence is MERVLIIDDDVELCELVAEYLTPEGFEVDAVHNGEEGLKRALSGEHVLVVLDVMLPGMSGLEVLRRLRPESRVPVLILTARGDDVDRIVGLEIGADDYLPKPFNPRELVARIRAILRRTQQPASPPLEKITVGDVELDPAARMVRRAGEPVELTSVEFGMLEALMRASGQVVTRDQLAQSVLGRKFMPYDRSIDMHVSKLRKKLGESDGTERIKTIRGVGYVYTRPSEGDR, encoded by the coding sequence ATGGAACGCGTGCTGATTATTGACGACGACGTGGAACTCTGCGAGCTGGTGGCGGAATACCTGACGCCGGAGGGCTTTGAAGTGGACGCCGTGCACAACGGCGAAGAGGGCCTGAAACGGGCGCTCTCGGGCGAGCATGTCTTGGTGGTGCTGGACGTGATGCTGCCGGGCATGAGCGGGCTGGAGGTGCTGCGGCGGCTGCGGCCGGAGTCGCGGGTTCCGGTGCTGATCCTGACGGCGAGGGGCGATGACGTGGACCGCATTGTCGGCCTGGAGATCGGCGCCGATGATTACCTGCCGAAGCCGTTCAACCCGCGCGAGCTGGTGGCGAGGATCCGGGCGATCCTGCGGCGGACGCAGCAACCGGCGTCACCGCCGCTGGAGAAAATCACGGTAGGCGACGTGGAACTGGACCCCGCGGCGCGCATGGTCCGCCGCGCCGGAGAGCCGGTTGAGCTGACTTCGGTGGAGTTTGGGATGCTGGAAGCTTTGATGCGGGCGTCGGGGCAGGTGGTCACGCGCGACCAGTTGGCGCAATCCGTTCTCGGACGTAAATTCATGCCGTACGACCGCAGCATTGACATGCACGTCAGCAAGCTGCGGAAGAAACTGGGCGAGAGCGACGGGACCGAGCGGATCAAGACCATTCGCGGCGTCGGCTACGTGTACACGCGGCCCAGCGAGGGAGACCGCTAA
- a CDS encoding ABC transporter permease — MDFAATLKIALRALARNKMRSVLTMLGIIIGVGAVIAMVGVGQGAQQKVQDQIASMGTNLLFVSSGTVTRGGLHMGWGQTKTLVYEDMKAMQREIPTIAMAAPGASFSAQVVFENQNWYTRLTGTEPPYFDIRDWPMVAGSSFSQDDVTQAANVAVIGNTVRQNLFGASDPIGATIRIGTLPFQVVGVLSAKGQSGMGQDQDDFIAIPITTLQKKITGQDWLQYILVSATSQPATYATQQQITSLLRDRHRIRPGTDDDFFVRNLADVAELADQSSRVMTLLLASIAGVSLIVGGIGIMNIMLVSVTERTREIGIRIAIGATEQDVQRQFLSESVVLSLIGGAIGIFFGVGSSLVITKTLGWAVLISPMAIVAAVIFSMAVGIFFGFYPARKASRLDPIEALRFE; from the coding sequence ATGGATTTCGCAGCCACTTTGAAAATCGCTCTCCGGGCGCTGGCGCGCAACAAGATGCGCTCGGTGCTCACCATGCTGGGCATCATCATCGGCGTGGGCGCTGTGATCGCCATGGTCGGCGTCGGCCAGGGCGCGCAGCAAAAGGTGCAGGACCAGATTGCCTCCATGGGCACCAACCTGCTGTTCGTCTCCAGCGGCACGGTGACGCGCGGCGGCCTCCACATGGGCTGGGGCCAGACCAAGACCCTGGTCTACGAAGACATGAAGGCCATGCAGCGCGAAATCCCCACCATCGCCATGGCCGCGCCCGGCGCTAGTTTCAGCGCACAGGTGGTGTTCGAAAATCAGAACTGGTACACGCGGCTTACGGGTACCGAGCCGCCGTATTTCGACATCCGCGACTGGCCGATGGTCGCCGGTTCCAGTTTTTCGCAGGACGATGTGACGCAGGCGGCCAACGTCGCGGTCATCGGCAACACCGTGCGCCAGAACTTGTTCGGCGCCAGCGACCCCATCGGCGCCACCATCCGCATCGGCACCCTGCCCTTCCAGGTGGTCGGCGTGCTCTCCGCCAAAGGCCAGTCCGGCATGGGCCAGGACCAGGACGACTTCATCGCCATTCCCATCACCACGCTGCAGAAGAAGATCACCGGCCAGGACTGGCTGCAGTACATCCTGGTCTCGGCGACCTCGCAGCCCGCGACCTATGCCACCCAGCAGCAGATCACCTCGCTGTTGCGCGACCGGCACCGCATCCGCCCGGGAACGGATGACGATTTCTTCGTCCGCAACCTGGCCGACGTGGCCGAACTCGCCGACCAGTCTTCGCGCGTCATGACCCTGTTGCTGGCCTCCATTGCCGGCGTGTCGCTGATCGTGGGCGGCATCGGCATCATGAACATCATGCTGGTGTCGGTGACCGAGCGCACCCGCGAGATCGGTATCCGCATCGCCATCGGCGCCACCGAGCAGGACGTGCAGCGCCAGTTCCTGAGCGAGTCGGTGGTGCTCAGCCTGATCGGCGGCGCCATCGGAATTTTCTTCGGGGTGGGGTCGTCGCTGGTGATCACCAAGACGCTGGGCTGGGCGGTGCTGATCTCGCCCATGGCCATCGTGGCCGCCGTGATCTTCTCCATGG
- a CDS encoding efflux RND transporter periplasmic adaptor subunit — translation MKHLKNKWTVIAALVIAVGVFAAFDFGRTPSPQYFTASVERGDIHDVVEATGTINAVTTVQVGSQVSGTIAKLAADFNSHVKNNQVIAEIDPSLFRGALLQAQADLQDARANLAAAKANLVKAQATAEQTAADYQRNAALAKEGVVAQQQLDLAKANADTAQAAVSAAQAQVTQAGAQVAQKAAAVSVAQTNLDHTIIRSPIDGTVVARNIDVGQTVAASLQAPTLFNIAQDLTKMQVYAATDESDVGQIKVGQPITFKVDAFPRDTFHGVVSQIRMNATTVQNVVTYNTIIDFDNPDTKLFPGMTAYVTIPVASATNVVKVPNGALRFQPGLNADQMAALEQQAGITPKASARQGKGQGAGKAASASGPSQPRPAAPDTAIVWKLTADKQLTPVQIATGITDHTFTEVVQVLHGSISQGEQLVVGSATTSKPSSASSGSAPGMGSAPRVGGR, via the coding sequence ATGAAACACCTCAAGAACAAATGGACGGTCATCGCGGCGCTGGTCATCGCGGTCGGCGTGTTTGCGGCGTTCGATTTCGGACGTACGCCGTCGCCGCAGTATTTCACTGCCAGTGTCGAGCGCGGCGACATTCACGACGTCGTCGAAGCCACCGGCACCATCAACGCCGTCACCACCGTGCAGGTCGGGTCGCAGGTTTCCGGGACGATCGCGAAGCTGGCCGCCGACTTCAACTCGCACGTGAAGAACAACCAGGTGATCGCGGAGATCGATCCCTCGCTCTTCCGCGGCGCGCTGCTGCAGGCGCAGGCCGATCTCCAGGATGCTCGGGCAAACCTCGCCGCCGCCAAAGCGAACCTGGTGAAGGCGCAGGCCACCGCCGAGCAGACCGCCGCCGACTACCAGCGCAATGCCGCGCTGGCCAAGGAAGGCGTGGTGGCGCAGCAGCAACTCGACCTGGCCAAGGCCAATGCGGATACCGCGCAGGCCGCGGTCAGCGCCGCCCAGGCACAGGTCACGCAGGCCGGGGCGCAGGTGGCGCAAAAAGCCGCCGCCGTCTCGGTGGCGCAGACCAACCTGGATCACACCATCATTCGTTCCCCGATTGACGGCACCGTGGTAGCGCGCAACATTGATGTCGGCCAGACCGTCGCCGCTTCATTACAGGCCCCGACGCTGTTCAACATCGCGCAGGACCTCACGAAAATGCAGGTCTATGCCGCCACCGACGAGAGCGACGTCGGGCAGATCAAGGTCGGCCAGCCGATCACCTTCAAGGTGGATGCCTTTCCGCGCGACACCTTCCACGGCGTGGTTTCCCAGATTCGCATGAACGCCACGACCGTGCAAAACGTGGTGACTTACAACACCATCATTGATTTCGACAACCCCGACACCAAGCTGTTTCCGGGCATGACCGCCTACGTGACGATTCCGGTGGCCAGTGCGACCAACGTGGTGAAGGTCCCCAACGGCGCGCTCCGCTTCCAGCCTGGCCTGAACGCCGACCAGATGGCCGCGCTCGAGCAGCAAGCCGGCATTACGCCGAAAGCTTCCGCGCGTCAGGGCAAGGGACAGGGCGCCGGTAAAGCTGCCAGCGCAAGCGGTCCATCGCAACCGCGTCCGGCAGCGCCGGACACTGCGATCGTGTGGAAGCTCACGGCCGACAAGCAGCTCACACCGGTGCAGATCGCGACCGGCATCACCGACCACACTTTCACCGAGGTCGTGCAGGTCCTGCACGGCTCGATCAGTCAGGGCGAGCAGCTGGTGGTCGGCAGCGCGACGACCTCCAAGCCGTCGAGCGCAAGCAGCGGTTCCGCCCCTGGCATGGGGAGCGCACCGCGCGTGGGCGGAAGGTAA
- a CDS encoding DUF2203 domain-containing protein, with the protein MAKRTFSLDEAHALLPVLESLLRRGMEAKKQVEEIEAEFQELNHRIFLAGGSEIDVVKYGRRRAQSDKALQHLKDCLAEIEATGVQVKDMDTGLLDFPCVVEGETILLCWKLGEERITHWHGTEEGFAGRKPIDQRIARAKGKVN; encoded by the coding sequence GTGGCCAAACGAACTTTCAGTCTGGACGAAGCGCACGCCCTCCTGCCGGTGCTGGAATCCCTGCTGCGCCGCGGCATGGAAGCCAAAAAGCAGGTCGAGGAGATCGAGGCCGAATTCCAGGAACTGAACCATCGCATTTTCCTCGCCGGCGGCTCGGAGATCGACGTCGTCAAGTACGGCCGCCGCCGCGCCCAGTCCGATAAAGCGCTGCAACACCTCAAGGATTGCCTGGCTGAGATTGAGGCTACCGGCGTCCAGGTGAAAGACATGGATACCGGCCTGCTCGATTTTCCCTGTGTGGTGGAAGGCGAAACCATCCTGCTGTGCTGGAAACTCGGGGAGGAGCGCATCACCCATTGGCATGGCACCGAGGAAGGCTTCGCCGGCCGCAAGCCGATTGACCAGCGCATCGCCCGCGCCAAAGGCAAAGTCAACTAG
- a CDS encoding exo-alpha-sialidase, with amino-acid sequence MSKVRVLVGTRKGAFVLSSDAKRAKWEVSGPHFAGWEIYHVKGSPADPNRLYASQSSGWFGQVIQRSNDGGKTWETPGGEAIPKPGEMPKVSNKFVYDSSPETGKPLATHQFYDGTQKPWEFKRVWHLEPSLTDPDTVYAGVEDAALFRSSDGGQSWHELAGLRGHGTGPRWQPGAGGMCLHTILLDPSNPQRIFIAISSAGAFRTDDGGKTWKPINQGLRSQYIPDPNAEVGHCVHRIALHRSRPNTLFMQKHWDVMRSDNAGDLWHEISGNLPTDFGFVIDVHAHEPETIYVIPIKSDSEHFVPDGKLRVYRSRTGGNEWEALAKGLPQSDCYVNVLRDAMAVDSLDRCGIYFGTTGGQVYASADAGDSWAPIVRDLPAVLSVEVQTLP; translated from the coding sequence ATGAGCAAGGTACGTGTACTGGTAGGCACCCGCAAGGGCGCGTTCGTGCTTTCGTCGGACGCGAAACGTGCGAAATGGGAAGTCAGCGGCCCGCATTTTGCGGGCTGGGAGATTTACCACGTCAAGGGATCGCCCGCCGATCCCAACCGGCTGTATGCCTCGCAATCCAGCGGCTGGTTCGGGCAGGTGATCCAGCGCTCCAACGATGGCGGCAAAACCTGGGAGACGCCCGGCGGCGAAGCGATACCGAAGCCGGGCGAGATGCCCAAGGTCAGCAATAAGTTCGTCTACGACAGTTCTCCCGAAACCGGCAAGCCCCTCGCCACGCACCAGTTTTACGACGGCACGCAGAAACCCTGGGAGTTCAAACGAGTCTGGCACCTGGAGCCGTCGCTGACCGATCCCGACACGGTGTACGCGGGCGTCGAGGACGCAGCGTTGTTCCGCTCCTCCGACGGAGGACAAAGCTGGCACGAACTCGCTGGACTGCGCGGCCACGGCACCGGTCCCCGCTGGCAGCCGGGCGCAGGCGGCATGTGCCTGCACACCATCCTGCTCGATCCCAGCAACCCACAACGGATCTTCATCGCTATCTCGTCGGCGGGCGCTTTCCGCACCGACGATGGCGGCAAGACCTGGAAGCCCATCAACCAGGGACTGCGATCGCAATATATTCCCGATCCGAATGCCGAGGTCGGCCACTGCGTTCACCGCATCGCCCTGCATCGCTCCCGTCCCAACACGCTTTTTATGCAAAAGCACTGGGACGTCATGCGCAGCGACAATGCCGGCGACTTGTGGCATGAAATCAGCGGGAACCTGCCCACCGACTTCGGGTTCGTCATTGACGTGCACGCGCACGAGCCGGAGACCATCTACGTCATCCCCATCAAGAGTGACTCGGAACACTTTGTCCCGGATGGCAAACTGCGCGTCTACCGCAGCCGCACCGGCGGAAACGAATGGGAGGCGCTCGCCAAAGGTCTGCCGCAAAGCGATTGTTATGTGAACGTGCTGCGCGACGCCATGGCCGTCGATTCGCTCGACAGGTGCGGCATCTATTTCGGCACCACCGGCGGGCAGGTGTACGCCTCCGCCGATGCCGGTGACAGTTGGGCGCCCATTGTCCGGGATCTTCCGGCCGTGTTGTCGGTCGAGGTCCAGACGCTGCCATGA
- a CDS encoding HAMP domain-containing protein yields the protein MRSLFLKIFLIFWMTLVVVGAVLIYTWGIQPEVIVSRWRGATSDAAALYAQSAAEELDRYGMVALNNYFQRLEASSHIRAALFDENGQPIAGKSSKSMRDLAPHAGLGGEPAFTIQGSTALAAQRTTGPSGRVYILVAEMPRGPVGAVRRLARAQIEQWAAAILLSGLICYLLTLYLTRPILRLRQATHALSSGDLSARAPAKLERRRDELGELVHDFNQMADRIELLMTSQRHLISDISHELRSPLARLNVALGLARQRAGAEATSSLDRIEREAERLNEMIGKLLSLARMQGAAGPPEQSRVRLDEIVKEVAEDAQFEAQERNCAVRVVGDIKCTAVGSPELLRSAVENVVRNAVRYNTAGSDVEITLANRESSAEITVRDHGPGVPDTELQNLFRPFYRVADARERETGGVGLGLAITDRAVRLHGGTIEAANAPGGGLVVKIRVPAQFNGG from the coding sequence GTGCGCAGCCTTTTTCTCAAGATTTTCCTCATCTTCTGGATGACGCTGGTGGTGGTCGGCGCGGTGCTGATCTACACCTGGGGCATCCAGCCGGAGGTGATCGTATCGCGCTGGCGCGGCGCCACCAGCGATGCGGCGGCGCTCTATGCGCAATCGGCGGCGGAGGAGTTGGACCGCTACGGGATGGTGGCGCTGAATAATTATTTCCAGCGTCTGGAGGCATCGTCGCACATACGGGCAGCGCTGTTCGACGAAAACGGGCAGCCGATCGCGGGCAAATCGTCGAAGAGTATGCGCGACCTGGCGCCGCATGCCGGACTAGGCGGCGAGCCGGCGTTCACCATCCAGGGCTCGACGGCCTTGGCGGCGCAACGCACCACCGGACCCTCGGGGCGGGTTTACATCCTGGTGGCGGAGATGCCGCGCGGGCCGGTGGGGGCCGTGCGCCGGCTGGCGCGGGCGCAGATCGAGCAGTGGGCCGCCGCCATTCTGCTTTCAGGATTGATCTGTTACCTGCTGACCCTGTACCTGACGCGTCCCATCCTGCGGCTGCGGCAGGCGACACACGCGCTCTCGTCTGGCGACTTGAGTGCCCGCGCGCCGGCGAAGTTGGAGCGGCGCCGCGACGAGCTGGGCGAACTGGTGCACGACTTCAACCAGATGGCGGACCGGATTGAGCTGCTGATGACCAGCCAGCGGCACCTGATCAGCGACATCTCGCACGAGTTGCGGTCGCCGCTGGCGCGGCTCAATGTGGCGCTTGGCCTGGCGCGGCAGCGGGCGGGCGCCGAAGCCACCTCGTCGCTGGACCGGATTGAACGCGAAGCCGAACGGCTGAACGAGATGATCGGCAAGCTGCTCTCGCTGGCGCGCATGCAGGGCGCGGCCGGGCCGCCGGAACAGTCGCGGGTGCGGTTGGACGAGATCGTGAAGGAAGTGGCGGAGGACGCTCAATTCGAGGCGCAGGAGCGGAACTGCGCGGTGCGCGTGGTGGGCGACATCAAGTGCACGGCCGTGGGCAGTCCGGAATTGCTGCGCAGCGCCGTGGAAAACGTGGTGCGCAATGCGGTGCGTTACAACACCGCCGGGAGCGACGTGGAGATCACCCTCGCCAACCGGGAATCGAGCGCCGAGATCACGGTGCGCGATCACGGTCCGGGCGTACCGGATACGGAGCTGCAAAATCTGTTCCGTCCCTTTTACCGCGTCGCCGACGCGCGCGAGCGCGAAACCGGCGGGGTTGGACTTGGCTTGGCCATTACAGACCGCGCCGTCCGGCTGCATGGCGGAACCATCGAGGCGGCCAATGCGCCGGGTGGCGGGCTGGTGGTGAAGATCCGCGTGCCGGCGCAGTTTAACGGTGGCTAG
- a CDS encoding Crp/Fnr family transcriptional regulator, which yields MAIATVTKTTATVNKTTNTLRDIFRDMPAKLVNELESLEFTTSYPSEAVLFVEEQLPRGVFMVLRGRVKLSVCSRDGKTLILRIAEAGEVLGIGASVAGHAYEATAETLEASEISFVKRADILRLMHEHNELALWLAENLSREYSFTCREVRNLMLAESARGKLARFLVENLDKNGSPKQPDRMKLGLTHEEMAQMIGSSRETVTRTLAAFKRGHLVEQNGATFIIHDRLALESMVAA from the coding sequence ATGGCCATTGCAACCGTTACCAAAACCACCGCGACCGTAAACAAGACGACCAACACGCTTCGCGACATCTTCCGCGACATGCCGGCAAAGTTAGTCAATGAGCTGGAAAGCCTGGAGTTCACCACCAGCTATCCAAGCGAGGCTGTGCTGTTCGTCGAAGAACAGCTTCCCCGCGGCGTGTTCATGGTGCTGCGCGGGCGGGTGAAGCTTTCTGTCTGCTCCCGCGATGGCAAGACGCTGATACTGCGGATTGCCGAGGCGGGCGAGGTGCTGGGCATCGGCGCATCGGTGGCAGGTCACGCCTATGAAGCGACGGCGGAAACCCTGGAAGCCTCCGAGATCAGCTTTGTGAAGCGAGCCGACATCTTGCGCCTGATGCATGAGCACAACGAACTGGCGCTGTGGCTGGCGGAGAACTTGAGCCGCGAATACAGCTTCACCTGCCGCGAGGTGCGCAACCTGATGCTGGCCGAGTCAGCCAGGGGAAAACTGGCGCGCTTCCTGGTGGAGAATCTCGACAAGAACGGCAGTCCCAAACAGCCCGACCGCATGAAGCTGGGTCTGACTCACGAGGAGATGGCGCAGATGATCGGGTCCTCGCGCGAGACGGTCACGCGCACCCTGGCGGCATTCAAGAGGGGGCACCTGGTAGAACAGAATGGCGCCACCTTCATCATCCACGATCGCCTGGCGCTGGAATCCATGGTCGCGGCTTGA
- a CDS encoding ammonia-forming cytochrome c nitrite reductase subunit c552 — protein MSNEKEALINKRLLTITVVLAAIAALAATGLLVNIFEHRQEAKHPFFKTVELSDKIDDPAKWGTNFPMQYGLYLQTKQEAATKFGGDEAELRSPTPEDPRPTVSRSNLVKDPRLKVMWAGYAFSADYRERRGHEWMLADQTYTGRQKFAKQPGTCLNCHASLYKVYLEQGEGDITKGFDKINHMPYAEAVKLVKHPVACIDCHEPNTMQLRISRPAFIEGIRALKASQGVPDYDVNKQANVQELRTYVCAQCHVEYYFKGQEKRLTFPWSKGVAVEKIVQFYDDEKFKAQHPEFELWSQGIHARSNVACADCHMPYRREGALKISDHHVRSPLLNINRACQSCHHWDEKEIKARVEEIQTRFFTERNVTMDALMDLIRDISAAKKNGASDAELEKARDYQRKASFYLDFAMSENSMGFHAPQESTRVLAEAINFCRLGQLSLRTTVSPAQQAPLQKANLQSAPSQGSN, from the coding sequence ATGAGCAATGAAAAAGAAGCGCTCATCAACAAGCGGCTGCTGACGATCACGGTTGTGCTGGCGGCGATCGCCGCCCTCGCTGCGACCGGGCTGCTGGTGAACATTTTCGAGCACCGGCAGGAGGCGAAGCACCCGTTCTTCAAGACGGTGGAGTTGAGCGACAAAATCGACGACCCGGCGAAGTGGGGCACGAACTTCCCCATGCAGTACGGCCTCTACCTGCAGACCAAGCAGGAGGCGGCGACAAAGTTCGGTGGCGACGAGGCGGAACTGCGCTCGCCGACGCCGGAAGATCCGCGGCCGACGGTATCGCGCTCCAACCTGGTGAAGGACCCGCGGCTGAAGGTGATGTGGGCGGGATACGCGTTTTCGGCGGATTATCGCGAGCGCCGCGGGCACGAATGGATGCTGGCGGACCAGACTTACACCGGGCGGCAAAAGTTCGCCAAGCAGCCGGGCACGTGCCTGAACTGCCACGCCTCGCTGTACAAGGTGTACCTGGAGCAGGGCGAAGGCGACATTACCAAGGGCTTCGACAAGATCAACCACATGCCTTACGCCGAGGCCGTGAAGCTGGTCAAGCATCCGGTGGCGTGCATTGATTGCCACGAGCCGAACACCATGCAGTTGCGCATCTCGCGGCCGGCGTTCATTGAGGGCATCCGGGCGCTGAAGGCTTCGCAGGGCGTGCCCGACTACGACGTCAACAAGCAGGCCAACGTGCAGGAATTGCGCACCTACGTGTGCGCGCAGTGCCACGTCGAGTACTACTTCAAGGGACAGGAAAAACGGCTGACCTTCCCGTGGTCGAAGGGCGTGGCGGTGGAGAAGATCGTCCAGTTCTACGACGACGAGAAGTTCAAGGCGCAGCATCCGGAGTTCGAGTTGTGGAGCCAGGGTATCCACGCCCGATCGAACGTGGCGTGCGCCGATTGCCACATGCCGTACCGGCGCGAGGGCGCGCTGAAGATCAGTGACCATCACGTGCGCAGCCCGTTGCTGAACATCAACCGCGCCTGCCAGAGCTGCCATCACTGGGACGAGAAGGAAATCAAGGCGCGCGTGGAGGAGATCCAGACCCGCTTCTTCACCGAGCGCAATGTGACCATGGACGCACTGATGGACCTGATCCGCGACATCAGTGCGGCCAAGAAGAACGGCGCCAGCGATGCGGAACTGGAGAAGGCGCGCGATTATCAACGCAAGGCGAGCTTCTATCTCGACTTTGCCATGTCGGAGAACTCGATGGGCTTCCACGCGCCGCAGGAGTCCACGCGGGTGCTGGCCGAGGCGATCAACTTCTGCCGTCTGGGGCAACTGTCGCTGCGGACCACGGTCTCGCCGGCGCAGCAAGCTCCTCTACAAAAAGCGAATTTGCAGTCAGCTCCCAGCCAGGGAAGTAACTGA
- the nrfH gene encoding cytochrome c nitrite reductase small subunit, whose product MRAKTATIALGILLGAALGVGSYTFIYARGYSYLSNNPAACTNCHVMKEYYSGWQKGSHHAAAKCNDCHTPPGLLAKYATKTSNGFFHSLAFTSGRFPDSIQIKNRNHRVTEEACRNCHQDVVAAVEGTHREAAQMSCIRCHASSGHSEAVASTNTSLEGNLP is encoded by the coding sequence ATGAGAGCGAAGACTGCCACGATCGCGCTGGGCATCCTGCTGGGCGCAGCGCTGGGAGTTGGGTCTTATACCTTCATTTACGCTCGCGGCTACTCCTATCTTTCCAACAATCCCGCGGCGTGCACCAACTGTCACGTGATGAAGGAGTATTACAGCGGGTGGCAGAAAGGCAGCCATCACGCGGCCGCGAAATGTAACGACTGCCACACCCCGCCCGGCCTGCTGGCCAAGTACGCCACCAAGACCTCGAACGGATTCTTCCACTCGCTGGCATTCACGTCGGGACGATTCCCGGATTCCATCCAGATCAAGAATCGCAACCACCGCGTGACGGAAGAGGCCTGCCGCAATTGTCACCAGGACGTGGTGGCCGCGGTGGAGGGCACGCATCGGGAAGCGGCGCAGATGAGCTGCATCCGCTGCCATGCCTCCAGCGGACATTCGGAAGCGGTGGCTTCCACCAACACTTCTCTTGAAGGGAACCTGCCATGA
- a CDS encoding ABC transporter ATP-binding protein — MASVLQPDLATTQPEVKDLVISVADVHKYYDLGETKVHALRGVSLDIRRGEFVAIMGSSGSGKSTLMNLLGCLDTPSSGRYLLNGTGVSELDKSALAAIRNRELGFVFQGFNLLARTTALENVELPTLYARLDKNQRAARAERALKLVGLGDRMDHFPSQLSGGQQQRVAVARALVNQPSILLADEPTGNLDSRTSVEIMQIFQELNDQGLTIVLVTHELDIANFAQRIVVFRDGKIRRDDAVQNRPRAADVLLKMPTLED; from the coding sequence ATGGCATCCGTACTCCAACCCGATCTCGCAACCACGCAACCCGAGGTGAAGGATCTCGTCATCAGTGTTGCCGACGTGCACAAGTACTACGACCTCGGCGAGACCAAGGTCCACGCCCTGCGCGGCGTCTCGCTCGACATCCGGCGCGGCGAGTTTGTCGCCATCATGGGCTCCAGCGGCTCCGGCAAATCCACCTTGATGAACCTGCTGGGCTGCCTCGATACGCCCAGCAGCGGGCGCTATTTGCTCAACGGCACCGGCGTCTCCGAACTCGATAAGAGCGCGCTGGCCGCCATTCGCAACCGCGAACTCGGGTTCGTGTTCCAGGGGTTCAACCTGCTGGCACGTACTACCGCGCTGGAGAATGTCGAGCTGCCGACGCTTTATGCGCGCCTCGACAAGAACCAGCGCGCGGCGCGCGCCGAGCGGGCCCTGAAGCTGGTGGGCCTGGGCGACCGCATGGATCACTTCCCGTCGCAGCTTTCCGGCGGCCAGCAGCAACGCGTGGCGGTTGCGCGCGCGCTGGTGAATCAGCCGTCGATCCTGCTGGCCGACGAGCCCACGGGCAACCTCGACAGCCGCACCTCGGTCGAGATCATGCAGATTTTCCAGGAGCTGAACGACCAGGGCCTGACCATCGTGCTGGTCACGCACGAACTGGACATTGCGAATTTCGCCCAGCGTATCGTGGTCTTTCGCGATGGCAAGATCCGCCGCGACGACGCGGTCCAGAATCGGCCCCGCGCCGCGGATGTTTTATTGAAGATGCCGACGTTGGAAGACTAA
- a CDS encoding MoaD/ThiS family protein translates to MIRVVLPAHLRTLAHVDGEVKLEIQGQATQRSVLDALEARYPMLRGTIRDHVTQERRPFLRFFACEEDLSHESPDAPLPAAIASGKEPFLVIGAIAGG, encoded by the coding sequence ATGATCCGCGTCGTACTCCCGGCGCACCTGCGGACGCTGGCGCATGTTGACGGAGAAGTGAAGCTGGAAATACAAGGGCAGGCCACGCAGCGCTCGGTGCTGGACGCGCTCGAGGCCCGCTATCCGATGTTGCGCGGAACCATCCGCGACCACGTCACCCAAGAGCGCCGTCCGTTCTTGCGGTTCTTCGCCTGCGAGGAGGACTTGTCCCATGAGTCGCCAGACGCCCCGCTGCCCGCCGCGATCGCGAGCGGCAAAGAGCCTTTTCTGGTCATTGGCGCCATCGCCGGCGGTTAG